The Equus przewalskii isolate Varuska chromosome 4, EquPr2, whole genome shotgun sequence region AAGGACAACATGGTGACCCGGGGGCACCCAGGGCAAAAGGCCAGGGAACTGGGAAGATGCCCTCCTTCTGCTCCCTCCAGCCACAAGTGGCCTTCCCCAGCCACTTGGGTCCCTGACCCAGGGAGGAGGGCagtgcttcattcattcattcattcattcattcattcaggaaacacTGAGTACATTctagtgccaggcactgtttgagGCCCTGAAGAATCAATAGACCACACCCTCCCGGAGCTGGCATTCCCCATCTTATTGCCTTCAGGCAAGTAGAGGAAACAGCCATTTGTCTGACTGCAGGACCTGTCCTGGGATGCACAGTGGCTGCACAGTGCCCTACATCTCTTGTTCCTGAGCCCCAGGAACAAGATGCCCCTTAGACATCCCTTCTCCCAGGCTCACAGGCTAGTGGCTTCTAATTggttcttcctttcccttccaaaGCATTTTTACTGATGGTttctaacaaaataaaagatgaagtGGAGCTTAAAAGGGTGGGCGATGCACAGTGAACAATGGGTCCCTGGAGGAAAATAGCCCGCCGTGAGGCTGTACTCCCAGGGGGCTGTGGAATTACAGGAAGTGGAgctccacccacccctccccaacaTACCTGAGAACCCCAGAGCCCAGGGATGCAGCAAAGACCCCACGAGCTGCAGACAGCCTGAGGCTGGGGCCCCACTATGGGTGGTCTAGGCAGCCTTCTGCCTTAAGCAGACCCTGCCCAAGAACTTGATCCAGCCCAACAGTGCACTCCAGGGTCACAGACACAGCTACGGTTTATAGCTCATACGTTACTCATATGTTGGGCGGAGCATGACCCCCCAGACTGGCAGGGGGAGTGGGCTGTCACCCGGCCAAGGGAAAGGAGGGCCAGAGCAGCCTGGGAATGGGAGTCAGAGAGAGTCTCCATGCTGGACTCCCACACTGGGCTGCATGGCCCATTCACAgcacccctgcctgcctctgaggCCCACCAAGGCCAAGGTGTGAGCCCAGGGACCCTACCTGGCAGCAGGTGACTGACTGAGGGGCCTGGCATGGTGAAACGACAGTGTCACACCTGACACAAAGCCTAGAGTCCATGAGCAAAagttcctctccttcccctccccatgcCCACCAACAAGGGCCCTGACTCACTGGcctgacccccagcccctccccgagGCTCTCCCGGCCCCCACCACTGTACTGGGACAGAGTGGTGCAAATCAGGGCTGAGCTCCTAGGATGAAGATGCTCCAAGGACGAGGGCGGACTGTAATAAGGAGGAGACAGCGCCCTAGTGGGGACCCGGCCcaacacccccagccccagcatgCCAGGTGCCCCAGGCTCCATCTCCACCTTTCCTTCTCACCACCAGCCCCACGGTGGCCTCTGCCTGTGTCTGTCTCCTACCCCGGGCTGAGATCCCGAGGGTTTCTGCTTGCCTCCGGAGGCCATGAGCTGACTCCGAATCCAGGGAATCCCCCCAGCCAGCCCCCCCACCTCACACTCACAAACATCACCTCACCAGGAAAGGCTGTATGTGAACTCCCAAACCACAAACAGATGCGTGCTCACActcatgtgtacacacatgtgaCACGTATGTTCACGTGTGGCAGATCCTGTCACCCTTCCTGCCTGGCCTGCCTCTCTCTGTCACTCCTCTCTACCTCTGACCCTGGTGTCTCACCCTTCTCCCCATCTCTATGTTCCATGTAcggccccctcccccagacaCAGTGCACACAAGCCCCTCCCTGGTCACACCTGGTGGGAGGGGAGCCAGGACCCTGGTGCAGAAGGGCCTGGACATGGGGAGACTCTATCCATTCTCTCCTACCTGCTGGGGCACAGTGAGAACCCTCCAGGCTGCTCAGAGACCTGGGCCTCTCCTCCCAGTGCCCACCCCCGCCCAGGCATGGGCAGTGAGAAGGGCTGCATTTGACTTTAAAGCAAGGCTAACAAACCCACCCCAAGGGGTCAGGGGTTTGGGGTTAAGTGGGAAACCAAGGCCTTTGGCAGCACCTCAGTAGAGCTGGCCACTGCCCATCGGCTCCTCCTGCTGGCTGGCAGCTGCCCTGCCACGGCCACCACATGGCCACTCCTCAGGAAAACTGTGTGTCCTCACAAGGCCAgcagcatgcacacacacacacatgcacacacgcacatgcacacacatgtggcACCACCCTTCACTGGCTGCAGGACGTCCGTTCCGTCTTGTTCCTCCAGGAATGGGAATGAGCCATCCAGATACTTCTACCCTCTTCAGGCAGTTCCTCTGTGATCAAGGATGGGAGGTGACCAAGCCATTGAGGCGATCAAGGTGAGCCCATCGGCAGCAGACACCAGGGAGCTCCGCGCCGGGCCGGGAAAGCCAGCGCAACCAGAGACGGATCAGTGTGTGGCCCAGTGATGTGGGGTCTGTGTGAGCCTGGGTTAAGGTCACGATAAGGCCCAGTCACGGGGCAGGGGGTATGGGCCAGGACTTAAGCCAATACAGCCCCAGGTTAGGGTCAGTGTGGGCTGGGCCCACAAACTGTGTAAGGGGACAAGAGGATGGGGGATTAGCCGTCAGTTTGGGGGCACCTTTGGGAGCCAGAATGCCACCCAGGCAACAGGGCCCTGAGGGGCTGGCCACAGGCCTGGCACCCCATTAGAACTACCTCCATATTCAAAACAGTCTGAGTGGTTCTCTGCTATCCTGAATCCAGGGCCACATGGAAGCAGGACCCTACAGAGGCAGGAAGCACCCCCCACAGCATACACCCCACACCCAAATATCAGGGCCGTCCCTGCAGGCCCTGTGCACGCAGACAGATACACCCAGATTCCTGCAGAAAGGCCAGTGCACACGTACACACGTGAATGTGAACACATGACACAGCATGCTGACAGCTGTACCCTCCCAGCACCACGAGAGTCTCCTCAggataattatttattattcatagtCATCAGCATCTTCATTAATTATTCATATGATCCTTAATTATTATCCTTAACAATAAGAGCAGTAAATAGCAGAAAAGTCCTTGAGGTGCCTAAGGCCCAGGGCCGGGTGCCTCCGGGCAGTTAGACCAGCTACTGCCCCCAGGGCAGTGGGGGGACCACAGACCCCCATCCACtgcccagccccgcccctgcccctcccactggGGTCCAGGGGACACAGGAGGAGATGGTCCccgagggctgggggaggggccctgCCTTCTCGTTCCTCTCCCCTCTGCAGCCAGGGCCTCCCGGGCAGGCCTTGAGGGGAGGGGCCCAGGCAGTGCACTGAACCCTGGGTGAGCCACGTGTCCACAGTGGGCAGCCCCACTAACTGCCCGGGTCTGAGCCGTGTCTgtgcaggggctgggaggtgagggcCCCCAGCTGGCCCGGCAGGGAGAGGCGTCGAGTGGGGCCGTCTTGGGGAAGCTCTGGGGCCCCCGGAGGGAGCTCCTCGCACGCCATGAACTGGGAAACCTGCAAAGACCACAGAGCGTGAGAGGCAAGGAGCCCGcagaaggggaggaaggggctggaggggcGGTCAGAGGACAAAGAGGGTCCAGAGAACCAGGTGACAGAGGACAGGAGGACagaagaggggaaaaggagatAGGCCAAGGCAGAGCAGGCCTCAGACCACAAAGGCAAGGGGCTGAGATCGGAAGTAGAGAAATGTGTTCTCAGTGGGCAAGAGCCACCCCGGGCAGCTGGGAGCCGTGGGAGCTCCCACTCGATACAGGGGAGAACTCGAGGCCACAgccacctccttccccaggggATGCAGGAGCTCAATCCACACCCAATCCGGAATAAGGGGCCCTGAATTGGGACAAAAGCtaggacagaaagagaaacaagcctTCTTCCTCCAATCTAGAAAGAACTCGGGGACCTAGAAACAGAGGCGGGCTGGCAGCCAGGCCCCGGAAGGCCAGGGAGAGTGCCAGGGCAGGCGGGAGGGGGTTTGTGGGTGCTGACGAGTCTGCTGTGAGATCTCTGCGGGGGAGGCTGTGAAGGGAGACTGGCACATTTGCTGACGTGGGCCCTGGTGTCTGCAAACAGGAGCAGGCAGCATATGGGAGGGGGAGCAGATGCCAGAGGAAGGGGGGAGCAGATCCCAGGCCCCTCTCGTAGCCAGAGGAGCCCCCTTCTCAGGGTCCAGACACAGCTGTCAGGGGGCCAGGAGCCCGCATGTCCACTCAGGAGAGGACAAGGGGCCACAGAGGCCCATCTCcggcaggaggagagagatgcgGGCACCACCCTGGGGCTTAGCCAAGCCCGCACGACAGCCCTGCAAAGCGGCCAGCATGAGCAATTGGTGGGCAGCAGAGTCAGAGCGGGGGTACCAGTCACAGCAGGCACCTGGGACCCTGTCCCAAGGGTGTGCTGGCACACGGCACCCACTACCACGCCTCAGGGTCAATCAGTCCCCTCCTTGGAGACCACTGGCAGCCATGACACAGGCCCCATGAGTAGATCTGCCATTCAGGTGACACTAGAGGAACACACCCAGCTGTCTGGGGGCTTTGGTTTGGGGGCTTTCCTGCCTTGTCCTGTGGTCCTGTGCCCCTAGCTCCTGAAGCAGCCCTCCTCTAGGAGCACagcctgggaggagggcaggaatgGGGGGCAGGTGgacagaggggaggctggggcccagggccACAAAGAAAGGACAGCAAAGCAGATTTGCGGAGTGGAATCGGGGCggagaaggcagggctgggtgCCAGGGCGGGAGGGGGCTTTGGGACTTACCTGAGAAAGCGAGTCCAGGGTGAGAGTGGGGATGGGGCTgacaggcaggagaggggaggtggaggtggggccgGGCCCCGGGGTGGTCACAGCACTGTAGGCTGGAGGGACCAGTGTCATCTGTCTCTGCAGTAGCTGCAGGACGGtggccatgtctgcactcagccGCGTCTCCAGCCTGGGGCAACAAGGAGGAGGACGCTCTGGGTCTCGGGGAAGTGGACATATCAGTAACTGTGACTTCAGGACCACCCCATGGACGGACAGCTGGTCAACCCCAGACACTCTTCATTTTAGGTGTGACAGCCCCCAGCTCAGTTCTGAATGGAAGGAGAGGGTCAAGCTGCCAGACACACAGATAGGCCTACCCAGAGCTGACACTCTCCCTTCACCCCACAATACTGCCAGAAACCCATAGATCGCACACCACCTTACCAGACCCTCCCCCTCGACACACACAGCTGGGGGCTAAGCTGGATCCCTGGGGTCGCCCTCACCTGTTAAGCTGCCTCTGAAGGGCGTCCAGCCTGCTCTCCACATCGCCCCGGGGCCGCCGGCCAGGGCTGGAAAGAGGGATGttgaggaggctgggggcaggggcggggcagcGAGGCAGCTCCTGGTACTGGCGGCCCCGACTATCCCCCCAGAAGCTGAAGATGTTGGACACTCCCGAGAAGGCGCCTGGAGCCAGAGAGCTGGGTTGAGACCCCGGAGAGACCCCACGCCTGCCCGCCCGCCAGCCTGGGGCAGCCTCACTCTACCTGACAGCGGGTTACATGTGTCACTGCTCTTCTCGCAGTCCTCAATCAGGGGCTCCCCACCCGGCGGCTCTCcggggggcctggggctggagaaGGGCACCAGGCGGAGGGGGCTGGAGCTGCGGCCTGGGCCCTCATCCTCACTGCTCTCAGGGCTGGAGGGGCCACTGGACGGGCTTTCCCCCCACGGGCCCCCTGGCCGGCCCCGGCTACTGGGCCCtgcccccgcccggcccggccccaaGGCCGACACCTCCCCTGGCTGTTCCGGGTCTGTGGGAAACAGAGAATGGGCctcagagagggcagggggcagagaggcagggagagcagaggagcggaggggagggcaggggaggggaggtgatGGAGCAGGCCTGCAAGAGGACTGTGGCAGGAGGGCCTGGTTTGTCCCCATTGTTGCGTCTATCTTTCATCGACCCTCAAGCGGACTGAGAACTCCCGGGAGTGGGACCGGGTCGTCTCCGATCGCTGGCCACCCAAGCACCGGCAGTGGCACTGCTGGGCGGCGCTCTCTGGGACCCCTGGGCCCTCAGTCCCCGTTGCTGGCCCCCTTGCCCTCTTTGGTCCTTTCTCTTGTCCCCTGATCAGTTCAAGGCAGCGCCCACCAGGACGTCAGCCCTGTAAGGACCAAAGAAACTTAGGTATGCCCCTGCCCTAGAGGGCAGAagagggcttccaggaggaggagacagTTCAAGTGAACCTGAAAGGATGGGCAGCGTTTAGACAGCTGGGGTGAGGGGTGCGGGGCACTGAAGGTAGGCGCACGAATGTCTGTGGAGCCTGGGTGGAGCAGATGCGGCTGACCCGgggctccaccctcctccccgcctcctcTGGACCACCCCTTTGGCCCCGTCCCGCTCACCGGCACCGCCCACCCtatcccctccccttccccccatcccctcccctccccccctcaCCCTTGTCGGTGCGTCTGCGGAAGGACAGCTTGCGCTTGCGTTGCCGGTTGAAGCCGCCCTCCAGCTCTGTGCTGCCGGGAGAGCCGGGGATCATGTTGGTCTGGAACCAAGAGCGGTGTCAGGGCCCTTCGGCCCTGCCAGGTGGGGCCCAAAGCCCCtcataagcacagagaaggtgGGGCTGGCAGCTCCCGCTCCGGGGaagcctccctctgccccaggacGAGGGTTGAGGCTGAGGCTGGGACTTTCACAACCTTGTCTGAGGCAGGGAAACGGCCCGAGGGGAGGGCGCACAGAGAAGGGGCAGCCACCCAGGGTGCAGACCGCGGGGTCAGCCCACTCACGTCTCGAAGGTTGAAGGTGATCTCCAGGCTGGACCAGAAGTGGTCGGAGAACTCGGGGTACATGTCCAGCACCTCCAGCAGGTCGTCCCGGTGGATCTTGTGCAGGTCGCAGTAGGTGAGGGCCCGCACATCCCCATTGGACTTGCCAGGCCGCGCATACAGGTTCAGAGGCTCTCCGAAGATGTCATTCTTCCCTGGAGGCCACCGAGAGGGGGGCTCAGCCCCTGGGGCGGCAGAGGCAGCAGGCTCCTGTCTTCCAGGCATTCTCACCCCAGGCCCGGCGCCTCCCCTCAATCTCGTCACCCAccggccagccccagccccattcCCGCCCCCCTACAAAGGCAGGACCACGTAGCCAGCAGAGCCCTGTTGGTAAAGAGCAGGGAACCTCCCATCTTTGTGCCTCCAGCTCCTGGAACCAGCCAGCGGCACCAGCCTGCGTTCCCCACCCTGCCCATGGCCCTGGCTCCCCTGGGTTCTAACTCGACTTCTACCCCCAAACCCCACATCCCAAACACCCTCCTGGCCAACCACTGCACTCTCATAAATAGTGTTCTTCAAACTACAGATCATAACACAGTAGTGAATCAAGACCagcattttgtttactgaaagaaaataggaTAGCATAGCTTAGCACAACACAGAACAGAAAACACCAGAAGGCACCATGTGTAGTAGGGCCAAGTGTTATGTGGTGAAACTAGTTTTAGCTGTGTTTGGGGGTGTTCGTGGAGCGAGGGTATGTGTTCTTActgaactgagaaataaaaacctaaaaggaCCCCCCATGACACATCTGCCCTAAGGTGTACAGGGTCAAGGGAAAGACAGAGAGCAGGACATCCCCTGCCCAGGCACACCTGCCCAGGTGCACAGGTAGGgcggaaaggaagggagggaaggcgGGGAGGGGCAGGACTCCCTTTGCTTTGGAGATGACGAGGGCCAGGCTTGGCTGTATCGCAGGAGGCTGTAGGGAACTTCGAATTTCCTTAGTAAAATCAGAGGCACAGCCTCCCTCCACTGCCCACCTTGAAGCATCTGGATTTGGTCCTGTTTTAAGGAAGCAAGAGTGTCGCTGCCTGGGGGGAGATCCCGAAAAGAGGCAGAATCTGGGAGCCCCCAGAGGTTAGCAGCCCCACCCCGTGTGCGGCTCCTTCTCACTGCCCCCCGTGGAGGGCCTGAGCTGGGGTGAATTAAAAGAGCCCAAGGTCTCTGCAGGCAGTCCCGGGTCCACAGCCCCAGTGGCTGTGTCCTCAGAGGGCTCGGATGTCTCCAGGCCATGGCGGGCAtttccagcccagggcctggtccCTGCCGTACCCAGGATGGCCACGACGACATCGCCCCGCAGGATCTCGATGGAGCCCCGGGAGATGAAGTAGAGGGCGGTGAGCAGGTCCCCGGCGTGCACCAGCGTGTCCCCTGGCGGTGCGTGTGTCGTCTTGAACTTCATGGCCAGGGCCCGCAGGCAGCCTTTGGTGGCCCCTCGGAAGGGCTTGCAATGTTGCAGCAGCGAGCGGTTCAGGTGCAGGCAGATGTCTGCCTGCAGGCACTCCGGGAAGCCCTTCAGcacctgggggaggtggggcggCTCAGCACGCCCTCCCCTGGAACCCACTCCCACACCCCGCCCCAGAGGAGGCCCTGGGACGAGCATGGGGGGTCCAGTGTGGAAGGGAGGGATCTGGGTGCCCATTCCATCTCCACCCCTTCTAGCCGTGCACCCTTGGGGATGACACCTCACTGCCCTAGACCTCCATTTCCTTATGTTTAAGGTGTGGGGACCAATTCCTGCctggggctgttgtgaggattaaacgcaTCACCCATACGCAAGGGCCTGATCTGGCCTGCCCCAAAGTGAGAGCTCTCCCAGTAAATGAGCTCCATTAGCAAAAGGAGGGTAACAGCTCTCAGGGTGTTTGTAAGCACTAACTGTGACCACCTGAACCACAGTGTGATGCTGGGAGGGGAGACATGTTCACTGCATGACCCCAATCCCTCCAGCCCCCCAGCAGCCCATCACGCGGCCCAGTGGCCTCACCGCGTTCATGTCGATGCCGTTGGTGTAGGACCAGGCGTGCTGGAAATACTCCTCAAGGCGCTGGCGCAGCGGGTTAGGGATCTGGTGGAAGCGGATGAACTCCCGCACCCGGAGCATTTGCGTGTGGTAGCGGGCTGTGCCCGAGTATAGCCGCTGGATGATGGCTGACACGTTGCCAAAGATGCTGGCGTACatgagggctgggggcaggggcgaGTGGGGCCGTCAGCATCAAAGGGACCCCGCCGGCCCCTGCACCCAGTCAATGACACACGCAGTCACGTCTCAGTGTAAGCACACAAACGAGATGCACAAACACAGAAGCCCAGGCACACACGCCCCAGGACTCTGCCTTGTGCCTCTTCCCTGGCATCCTGGCTCCCAACACGCCACGATGGTGGCCTCTGGCATCTCTAAGTCCCAAGAGCCCACTCCAGCCCCTCTGgcatcctccccaccctccaccttgGGCTCTTCCCAGACCCGGTGCCACTCTCCCCCGCCCACCCGGATGGGCACACTCACAGCCAATGAGCATGACACAAATGGAGAAGATCTTCTCTGAGTTGGTGTTGGGGGAGACATTGCCGAAGCCCACGCTAGTGAGGCTGCTGAAGGTGAAGTAGAGGGCCGTGACATACTTGTCCTTGATGGAGGGGCCACCCAGGCCACTGCTGTTGTAGGGCTTGCCGATCTGGTCGCCCAGGTTGTGCAGCCAGCCGATGCGGGAGTCCATGTGCGGCTGCTCCATGTTGCCGATGGCGTACCAGATGCAAGCCAGCCAGTGCGCGATGAGCGCAAAGGTACACATGAGCAGGAAGAGCACCGCTGCCCCGTA contains the following coding sequences:
- the KCNH2 gene encoding voltage-gated inwardly rectifying potassium channel KCNH2 isoform X2, which codes for MPVRRGHVAPQNTFLDTIIRKFEGQSRKFIIANARVENCAVIYCNDGFCELCGYSRAEVMQRPCTCDFLHGPRTQRRAAAQIAQALLGAEERKVEISFYRKDGSCFLCLVDVVPVKNEDGAVIMFILNFEVVMEKDMVGSPARDTNHRGPPTSWLATGRAKTFRLKLPALLALTARESTVRPGGAGSTGAPGAVVVDVDLTPAAPSSESLALDEVTAMDNHVAGLGPAEERRALVGPGSPPACAPIPHPSPRAHSLNPDASGSSCSLARTRSRESCASVRRASSADDIEAMRTGLPPPPRHASTGAMHPLRSGLLNSTSDSDLVRYRTISKIPQITLNFVDLKGDPFLASPTSDREIIAPKIKERTHNVTEKVTQVLSLGADVLPEYKLQAPRIHRWTILHYSPFKAVWDWLILLLVIYTAVFTPYSAAFLLKETEEGPPATDCGYACQPLAVVDLIVDIMFIVDILINFRTTYVNANEEVVSHPGRIAVHYFKGWFLIDMVAAIPFDLLIFGSGSEELIGLLKTARLLRLVRVARKLDRYSEYGAAVLFLLMCTFALIAHWLACIWYAIGNMEQPHMDSRIGWLHNLGDQIGKPYNSSGLGGPSIKDKYVTALYFTFSSLTSVGFGNVSPNTNSEKIFSICVMLIGSLMYASIFGNVSAIIQRLYSGTARYHTQMLRVREFIRFHQIPNPLRQRLEEYFQHAWSYTNGIDMNAVLKGFPECLQADICLHLNRSLLQHCKPFRGATKGCLRALAMKFKTTHAPPGDTLVHAGDLLTALYFISRGSIEILRGDVVVAILGKNDIFGEPLNLYARPGKSNGDVRALTYCDLHKIHRDDLLEVLDMYPEFSDHFWSSLEITFNLRDTNMIPGSPGSTELEGGFNRQRKRKLSFRRRTDKDPEQPGEVSALGPGRAGAGPSSRGRPGGPWGESPSSGPSSPESSEDEGPGRSSSPLRLVPFSSPRPPGEPPGGEPLIEDCEKSSDTCNPLSGAFSGVSNIFSFWGDSRGRQYQELPRCPAPAPSLLNIPLSSPGRRPRGDVESRLDALQRQLNRFPSSWRARSSLRGPQSFPKTAPLDASPCRASWGPSPPSPCTDTAQTRAVSGAAHCGHVAHPGFSALPGPLPSRPAREALAAEGRGTRRQGPSPSPRGPSPPVSPGPQWEGQGRGWAVDGGLWSPHCPGGSSWSNCPEAPGPGP
- the KCNH2 gene encoding voltage-gated inwardly rectifying potassium channel KCNH2 isoform X7 is translated as MAAPAGKASRTGALQPRAQKGRVRRAVRISSLVAQEVLSLGADVLPEYKLQAPRIHRWTILHYSPFKAVWDWLILLLVIYTAVFTPYSAAFLLKETEEGPPATDCGYACQPLAVVDLIVDIMFIVDILINFRTTYVNANEEVVSHPGRIAVHYFKGWFLIDMVAAIPFDLLIFGSGSEELIGLLKTARLLRLVRVARKLDRYSEYGAAVLFLLMCTFALIAHWLACIWYAIGNMEQPHMDSRIGWLHNLGDQIGKPYNSSGLGGPSIKDKYVTALYFTFSSLTSVGFGNVSPNTNSEKIFSICVMLIGSLMYASIFGNVSAIIQRLYSGTARYHTQMLRVREFIRFHQIPNPLRQRLEEYFQHAWSYTNGIDMNAVLKGFPECLQADICLHLNRSLLQHCKPFRGATKGCLRALAMKFKTTHAPPGDTLVHAGDLLTALYFISRGSIEILRGDVVVAILGKNDIFGEPLNLYARPGKSNGDVRALTYCDLHKIHRDDLLEVLDMYPEFSDHFWSSLEITFNLRDTNMIPGSPGSTELEGGFNRQRKRKLSFRRRTDKDPEQPGEVSALGPGRAGAGPSSRGRPGGPWGESPSSGPSSPESSEDEGPGRSSSPLRLVPFSSPRPPGEPPGGEPLIEDCEKSSDTCNPLSGAFSGVSNIFSFWGDSRGRQYQELPRCPAPAPSLLNIPLSSPGRRPRGDVESRLDALQRQLNRFPSSWRARSSLRGPQSFPKTAPLDASPCRASWGPSPPSPCTDTAQTRAVSGAAHCGHVAHPGFSALPGPLPSRPAREALAAEGRGTRRQGPSPSPRGPSPPVSPGPQWEGQGRGWAVDGGLWSPHCPGGSSWSNCPEAPGPGP
- the KCNH2 gene encoding voltage-gated inwardly rectifying potassium channel KCNH2 isoform X3, which translates into the protein MFILNFEVVMEKDMVGSPARDTNHRGPPTSWLATGRAKTFRLKLPALLALTARESTVRPGGAGSTGAPGAVVVDVDLTPAAPSSESLALDEVTAMDNHVAGLGPAEERRALVGPGSPPACAPIPHPSPRAHSLNPDASGSSCSLARTRSRESCASVRRASSADDIEAMRTGLPPPPRHASTGAMHPLRSGLLNSTSDSDLVRYRTISKIPQITLNFVDLKGDPFLASPTSDREIIAPKIKERTHNVTEKVTQVLSLGADVLPEYKLQAPRIHRWTILHYSPFKAVWDWLILLLVIYTAVFTPYSAAFLLKETEEGPPATDCGYACQPLAVVDLIVDIMFIVDILINFRTTYVNANEEVVSHPGRIAVHYFKGWFLIDMVAAIPFDLLIFGSGSEELIGLLKTARLLRLVRVARKLDRYSEYGAAVLFLLMCTFALIAHWLACIWYAIGNMEQPHMDSRIGWLHNLGDQIGKPYNSSGLGGPSIKDKYVTALYFTFSSLTSVGFGNVSPNTNSEKIFSICVMLIGSLMYASIFGNVSAIIQRLYSGTARYHTQMLRVREFIRFHQIPNPLRQRLEEYFQHAWSYTNGIDMNAVLKGFPECLQADICLHLNRSLLQHCKPFRGATKGCLRALAMKFKTTHAPPGDTLVHAGDLLTALYFISRGSIEILRGDVVVAILGKNDIFGEPLNLYARPGKSNGDVRALTYCDLHKIHRDDLLEVLDMYPEFSDHFWSSLEITFNLRDTNMIPGSPGSTELEGGFNRQRKRKLSFRRRTDKDPEQPGEVSALGPGRAGAGPSSRGRPGGPWGESPSSGPSSPESSEDEGPGRSSSPLRLVPFSSPRPPGEPPGGEPLIEDCEKSSDTCNPLSGAFSGVSNIFSFWGDSRGRQYQELPRCPAPAPSLLNIPLSSPGRRPRGDVESRLDALQRQLNRFPSSWRARSSLRGPQSFPKTAPLDASPCRASWGPSPPSPCTDTAQTRAVSGAAHCGHVAHPGFSALPGPLPSRPAREALAAEGRGTRRQGPSPSPRGPSPPVSPGPQWEGQGRGWAVDGGLWSPHCPGGSSWSNCPEAPGPGP
- the KCNH2 gene encoding voltage-gated inwardly rectifying potassium channel KCNH2 isoform X8; this translates as MAAPAGKASRTGALQPRAQKGRVRRAVRISSLVAQEVLSLGADVLPEYKLQAPRIHRWTILHYSPFKAVWDWLILLLVIYTAVFTPYSAAFLLKETEEGPPATDCGYACQPLAVVDLIVDIMFIVDILINFRTTYVNANEEVVSHPGRIAVHYFKGWFLIDMVAAIPFDLLIFGSGSEELIGLLKTARLLRLVRVARKLDRYSEYGAAVLFLLMCTFALIAHWLACIWYAIGNMEQPHMDSRIGWLHNLGDQIGKPYNSSGLGGPSIKDKYVTALYFTFSSLTSVGFGNVSPNTNSEKIFSICVMLIGSLMYASIFGNVSAIIQRLYSGTARYHTQMLRVREFIRFHQIPNPLRQRLEEYFQHAWSYTNGIDMNAVLKGFPECLQADICLHLNRSLLQHCKPFRGATKGCLRALAMKFKTTHAPPGDTLVHAGDLLTALYFISRGSIEILRGDVVVAILGKNDIFGEPLNLYARPGKSNGDVRALTYCDLHKIHRDDLLEVLDMYPEFSDHFWSSLEITFNLRDTNMIPGSPGSTELEGGFNRQRKRKLSFRRRTDKDPEQPGEVSALGPGRAGAGPSSRGRPGGPWGESPSSGPSSPESSEDEGPGRSSSPLRLVPFSSPRPPGEPPGGEPLIEDCEKSSDTCNPLSGAFSGVSNIFSFWGDSRGRQYQELPRCPAPAPSLLNIPLSSPGRRPRGDVESRLDALQRQLNRLETRLSADMATVLQLLQRQMTLVPPAYSAVTTPGPGPTSTSPLLPVSPIPTLTLDSLSQVSQFMACEELPPGAPELPQDGPTRRLSLPGQLGALTSQPLHRHGSDPGS
- the KCNH2 gene encoding voltage-gated inwardly rectifying potassium channel KCNH2 isoform X5; its protein translation is MQRPCTCDFLHGPRTQRRAAAQIAQALLGAEERKVEISFYRKDGSCFLCLVDVVPVKNEDGAVIMFILNFEVVMEKDMVGSPARDTNHRGPPTSWLATGRAKTFRLKLPALLALTARESTVRPGGAGSTGAPGAVVVDVDLTPAAPSSESLALDEVTAMDNHVAGLGPAEERRALVGPGSPPACAPIPHPSPRAHSLNPDASGSSCSLARTRSRESCASVRRASSADDIEAMRTGLPPPPRHASTGAMHPLRSGLLNSTSDSDLVRYRTISKIPQITLNFVDLKGDPFLASPTSDREIIAPKIKERTHNVTEKVTQVLSLGADVLPEYKLQAPRIHRWTILHYSPFKAVWDWLILLLVIYTAVFTPYSAAFLLKETEEGPPATDCGYACQPLAVVDLIVDIMFIVDILINFRTTYVNANEEVVSHPGRIAVHYFKGWFLIDMVAAIPFDLLIFGSGSEELIGLLKTARLLRLVRVARKLDRYSEYGAAVLFLLMCTFALIAHWLACIWYAIGNMEQPHMDSRIGWLHNLGDQIGKPYNSSGLGGPSIKDKYVTALYFTFSSLTSVGFGNVSPNTNSEKIFSICVMLIGSLMYASIFGNVSAIIQRLYSGTARYHTQMLRVREFIRFHQIPNPLRQRLEEYFQHAWSYTNGIDMNAVLKGFPECLQADICLHLNRSLLQHCKPFRGATKGCLRALAMKFKTTHAPPGDTLVHAGDLLTALYFISRGSIEILRGDVVVAILGKNDIFGEPLNLYARPGKSNGDVRALTYCDLHKIHRDDLLEVLDMYPEFSDHFWSSLEITFNLRDTNMIPGSPGSTELEGGFNRQRKRKLSFRRRTDKDPEQPGEVSALGPGRAGAGPSSRGRPGGPWGESPSSGPSSPESSEDEGPGRSSSPLRLVPFSSPRPPGEPPGGEPLIEDCEKSSDTCNPLSGAFSGVSNIFSFWGDSRGRQYQELPRCPAPAPSLLNIPLSSPGRRPRGDVESRLDALQRQLNRFPSSWRARSSLRGPQSFPKTAPLDASPCRASWGPSPPSPCTDTAQTRAVSGAAHCGHVAHPGFSALPGPLPSRPAREALAAEGRGTRRQGPSPSPRGPSPPVSPGPQWEGQGRGWAVDGGLWSPHCPGGSSWSNCPEAPGPGP